Part of the Roseofilum capinflatum BLCC-M114 genome is shown below.
CTAACCGTTGACGCTCTAGCTCGATCGCCTCTCGCTCCAAGCGCTCCTCTACCGCTTTCTCGATGTCCTCTTGCCGTTGGGTAGCGATGGTTTGCTCTAACTGCGCTTGGGCGAGATTCAGTTGTTCTAAATTTATCAGGGTGATAAACGTTTGCTCCGTTTGTTCCCGGATGCGGGTAATGCCCTCTAGACGGGCTTGAGCCACCGCTAACTCCTGTTGTTTCTGCTCTCGCTCCTCCTGAGTTTCGGCAATGCGGTCATTAATATCTTTCAGCATTTTCGCTGCCGTATCTTGTTGCGCTTGCAACGCATTCTTCTGAGCTTGGGCCGTGCGTTTCAGGTGGCCGAAGTGGTTGGCTTGCGCTTGGGCACGGTGCTGTAGCTGGCGGTGCGTGAGCATTTCGTGATAGTAGCGGTTCGCTAGGGCGCGGTCTTCCGGGCGGGCAATCCCTCCAGCGCAACTGCCCCCGGTATCGCTGGCAATATCGCTATAATCTCGATAGTAGATTTCCGCAGCCGTCGCCATATCATTGTGCATGGCTACATCCAGCAGGTGTTTCGCCTCCTGATTGCCATTTCTTATCATCTCCTGCAACCGTTGCTGAATCTGGAATTCCAGGTCATTGACTTCCCGTTGTTTCTGGGCTGCTTGCAAGGTATAGTTGGCGTTTAATTCCGTCGCTTCCAACAAGTCGCGCAGAATCTGCTGATGTTCTTTGGCGGCTCGTAAATGCTCGTCATTTTGCGCCAATAAATCGGCTTGCACCTCTTGCAATGGAGCCGTGAGCGCCTGACTGCTGGCTTCCGCTTGCTCTGCCAACCGTTGGGCTTCGGCGAGTGCAGCGCGTGCATCAGCTAACTGTTGTTGCAACTGCTCTAAGTCGCCGGGAGAGGTGAGATAGGCATCGAGCAGCCGTTGCTCGGCGAGAATGACCTCATGTTCGGCAGTCAAGAGGGTGCGTTTTTGGCTAAATGCCCGTTGCTGTTGCTGCAAGACGGTGGCTTTATTGTCGAGCAACCCTAGGGCGTTTTGCAGTTGCGCCTGTTTGGTTTGTAGGTCAACATTACCGGAAGATTGGGCAATTTGTTCGGACAGGATTTCCCGTTGGGCAATTAAGTCTTCCCGCAGGCGGTTGACTTCCTCGGTTTCCGTCGTCAGGGCAACGGTTTGCCGCTCTACCCATTGCTCGACATCGGCAAGTTGATGCTGCAATTCCTGGGATTTGCGGTTGAGTGCGCCCCGTTTTTTGAGAATATCTTCCACCATGGGCAGATATTGGCTGTCGTTGGCTTCGAGTTCTTTCCATTCGGCGAGAACTTTGGCGTTATAGGCATCGGCTTCTTTTTGCGCTTGAGCTAACTGTTGCTCGACTTCCGGTAAGATATCTTCGAGCTGCTGCAACGCTTCCTTGGCGGCGGGAATTTGTTCGCGACTGGCTTCTAGCTGTTCGACTAAATTGCGACTGGCAGTAATAGAAGGCTCGGCTGCATTGACGGCGTTGACGGTGCTTGCCCATTGTTCGGCTAGGGGTTTTAAGCGCTCCTGTTGCTGGGACTGGTTATCGGTGGCAACGAGTTGACGAACGGCTTGTTCGCGCAGTTGCTTGGCATACTTGGTATAAGTATCCCAGAGAATCCAGTCATGATCGATGTGGGTGAGGGTAACCCAATGGTCTTCTCTCCTACCAGACCTACCGCGCTTCCAGGTTTTCCGGCGCTCTGTCCAAGTGGGGCCATTTTTGCGACTGCGATGCCAATGGTGGGCTGCTCGTTTTTCGTACCAGTCGGCTTGGGCTAGGGCTGCTGAGGCTTGGGCATTGGTTTGCGCGAGTTGGCCGGTGACTTGGGCGAGTTGGTTATTATATTTTTGGCTCTTATATTCTGCTTCTGCTTGCAGAATGTCAATCGCTGTACCATTCTCTGGAGCGTTATTTAGAAACTCCGCACGGTAAGCTTTAGCGGTGGGCAGTTGTAAGGCTGCATTCCGTTTTTGAGCGGCAACATTAGCGGCATGTTGAGAGGCATTCCGTTGAGCTTCAGCATGGTGGTTGTGAACCCATCCATAGACGGGTAATTTTTTAAGCAGTTGCAGCCAGGAACTTCTTGAGTGCCAACCCGTAATACCCCAAGTGCGAACCTTGCTATTCCAATAATTCGCATTCATTTGATACTGATGCCGTTGAGCTTCGTATTGCTGCGCTCGTGCTTCATCCTGTTGCTTGTAGATTTCATACTGCTGCTGGTACTCTGCCAACTCCTCGGACTCTGCACCATAGCGCTCGGCAATGGGGGCAATTTCTTCCCAGAGCTGGGCATCTTGTTCAATCCACTGTTTGAGCTTGTCGATTTCTTGGGTTAAGGTGGTTTGCCCTTGTTCGAGTTCGTCATAGCGGGGAGCAGCGACTTCCAGGGTAGTAATAGCATCGCGCAAATTGGCTAACGTGCGATCGCGCTCTCCATCAACATCCCCCAGTTTCTCCTCAATATACGCCACCAAATCATCGACAGATTGGGATAATTCCTGCTGACTTGCGCCAATTTCCTTGGTTTGTGCGTGTCCCTCCAGCAGTTGCTCCGTCCAAACTTTGGCTGCATCGCCCAGGTCTTGCCGGAGGCGATCGCCCAATTGCGCGTAAGCTAAGATGGTATCCTCGCTCAATGCTGTCTCTGTGGCTTCTTCCGTCTCCAATTGACGCTCAAGCGCTGCTAACCGCTCATCATTGGTTTCCAGTTGCTGGCGAATTTCCAGTTCTTGCTGCTGACGCAGGGGTTGAATGGCGTTGGTGGCTTCTTCGAGACGGGTAGTGAGAGCGGTGATGATATCTTTATTATCCTGCTGGCGGGTTAAGAGGCGATCGCGCTGAATGGTCGTCTCATCAATCAAGGCCTGTAGGTGCGAACGGCCGTTCGCCCCTACAATGGGGGTTCGACGTAATTCGTCTTCCCAATCAGCAATCAGATTATTCAAATTATCCAATTCTGCGGTTAATTCGGTGCTGCGAGTTTCCAACTGCTCGATAAACTCATTAACTTTGGGTTCTACTTCCGTGGCAAAGAAATCCACATCCGACTCTGTTCCCAAAACCCCAAAGCTAATCATCCGTTGCAGCGCTTCCGCTTGTTCGGAAGTCGTTTCCGCCAACTCATCCGCCGCATCAGTCGCCTCATTCACCGCATTTTGGAACGCCGCTAATTTAGCCTTTTCCGCCTCTTGCAGGGGTTTAAGCCGCGCAATAATCGGGGCCATATCCCCTTCAATTCGAGCCACTTCTGCCGTCAACTGGGTCACTTTCGGAGTCACTTCAGCCAGGGCCGCTTGCTTCTCATTCACAACAGCCATTTTCGGTGGAATTTCTCCTTTCAGTTCCGCAATTTTCGCCTCAGTTTCCTGAATTTTCGGCCAAAGATTATTGCGCTGTTCTGCCAACCGAGACGCTTTTTGCAAATTATGGCGATAAGCCGCAGCATGGCCACCATGATAAGCATAGGTGTGCCCATTCCAATACCACATATGTTGACGATGGTATTGCGCTTGTCCGTAATAATAACCTTCCGCACTGCGTAGGGGAGCATCCTGCGCTCTCAAGCTGTGCAACTGCAACTCTTGCGTCCGTAATTGATGTTGAGTAAACGCTAAATCTTTCTGAGCATCAGCCACTTCAGCTTGCAATTCTTCCTGCTGTGCCGTCACTTCTGCCAGATTCGTTTGAGTCTCAGCCAAATCCGATTGTAACCCTAACAGAGCTTGCCGGTCTTGTTCCCCTTGCTGGCGAATTTCCACCAACTCTTCTGTCGCAGTAACCTGATTTTCCAGCGCCTCTTGCCAAGCATCCGCCGCATTTTGATAATCCGATTCCAACGCATCCGCCTCATTCAGAACCGTCAACCGATTTTCGAGCCGCTCGACTTCCGTATTCATCTGTCGCAAGTAGTTATCGGTTAACTCAATTTCCCGATATTTGTCGGCAATTTCCACTTCTTTATCGGCAATGCGTTCATTAATTTCATCCAGAGTTGCTTGGAAATAATCCCGCTCCTCTTCGTTAATTTCCCGTTGCGCCTGCAAGTCCTCAATCTTGACTTCATTGGCAGCAATATCATACTCAAGTTCAGTGATTTTATCCTCAATCTCGGATAACTCAGTTTTCAACAGTTCCAAGGCTTGCTGCTGATTCGCCAATTGAGTTTCTTGGGCCACTTTCTGAGCCTCTAGTCCTTGTTTCTCTGTTTCTAAATCAGCAATCTTGGTTTCAGTTGCTGTAATTTCCGGTTGTAACTGATTCGCCAGGTTTTGTGCGTCTTGAGCCGCTATATCGCGTTGTTGAGCTGCATTTTGCGCCGCAGCCAGAGAAGCATCACGATTAACTACAGCTTGAGGATTGTGAATCCAACCATAAACCGGAACTTGTCGCCATCCAGTACGCCAATTTTTTCCTGATTTATATCGGTAAGATTCCCAGCGATGACCGGTTACTCCCCAAGTGTTAATTCTACTATTCCAATGATTGGCATTGTTTTCATGTTGCTGACGCTGGCTTTCCCAATTCTGAGTTACCGCATTCGCATCTTGAATCTGCTGATGATAGCCTTGTAAAACAGACTGTTGTTCGCCAATTTCCGCATCTTTATCAGCAATCTTGCCCTCAGTCTCCGCAATTTCAGATTCAATGTCATCAATCTGAGCTTCTTTATCGGAAATCAAGTCCTCTTGCCCAACTTTATCTTGTTCAGACTGCGCCAGATGATGCTCAAGGATTTTAATCTCTTCTTGGGTTGTCCGGATAGCTGTATTCGTATCAGCAATCTGCTGTTCTTTGAGGGCAATGGCATCCTCTAAATCAGCCTCAGCATTAATCGCTTGAATCGCGGTAAACTGCGCTTGCGTCTCTTTCAGGTTAGCCAGCTTTTGCTCTGACTCTTGAATCGAGGGTTGTAAAGTTGACTCCAGTTCTTTTGCTTTTTGAGTGGCTAAATTCCGTTGGTGAGCCGCATTATTCGCCGCCGCTTGAGCCGCATTGCGATTATGTTCTGCTTGGTGATTATGAATCCAACCATATACCGGTCGTCGATTTTTACCCTCATAGCGAACAACACCCCAAGTGCGAATTCGACCATTCCAATAATTCGCACTATTTTGATGGTGATGCCGTTGATTTTCCCAGTGTGCAGCAACCCCATGAGCATCCCGGATTTGAGTTCGATAACCGTTGAGAACCTCCTGTTCTTCGTCAATCTTCTCTTGCCATAGCTCTACTTGCTTCCCGATTAACTTCTCTTCCTCAATCGCCGCTTTTTCCAGTCCCAACTCGCGATATTCTCCCTGCAACCGCTCCAGGGTTTCATTGGCATCCGTTTGTTGTTCTTGCGCCGCATCTAACCGGTCTTGCAAGTCATCAAAGCCATTCAAGAAACTCGTACTGCGGTTCTCCATTTCCCGCAAGAAATCGATATACTCTTGCAACGGCAAAGAATTGGTTTCCGGTAAATTATCGCGCCGGTTTTCCAACTCTTCAATCAACTTCGCCAGCGCCAACCGTTGCGGAGATTGGGGAGCAGACCAATTAATCTGGTCTTCCTGTAATTTCGCCCAATCCAGTTGTTCGTCGATATCGGAGATATAGGCTTGCACCGCTTCAAATTGCTCCACTAAATCGGGATTCGTCGTTACCGCATTGCCCAACTGTATCAACAATTCTTGAGCGCGAATTTTCTCGTCTTCCAGTTGCTGGATTTGCTTTTTAATCGCTTGCAAGCGCTCTGGATAGGGCAAGAGATGGCCATAGGTTTCCAGGAACGTTTGTAAATCCTTTTGGGTGGTTTTCCGTTCCTCACGATTGGCTGTAGATTGCTCTTGCAAATCCGTTAACCGAGCTTCCGTTGCCTTGGCTTTATCTTCCTGAGTGGGTAACTGCTCGCCTTCGAGTTTCGCCAATTCTTCCTCAGCTTGTTGAATTTGTAAATCCAGGGTTTCCAGTTGCTGCCGTTGCACCGGAGTTTGCAAGGCGAGTAAATCTTCTTCTGCTTGCAATTTTTGCTCGTTGGCATTGATTTCATATTGAATTCCCTGTTTCAATTCCGGCCAATCTGCCACCCGTTCTGCCAACGCTCGCGCCTGTTGATTAAGGTTATCGGCCTCGGTTTGAGCTTGTCGCGCCCATTGTTCAAAAACCCGGCGTTCGCGTTCAGCAACATTGGCTTGATGTTGGGCTTGATTTCGAGGTGCAATATGTTCGGGATGTCGTCCACAACTAAAACGACCAACATTAGGCTGATACAGACGATTATGATGGTTAGCCGTATCTTGATTTTGCTTACGCCGTTGTTCAGCTAACGCAGCTTTGTGCCAATATTTTTCTGCCAGTTGAGTCTTTTTGGCTGCTTGTTCTTGCAGCACTTTTAAGATTTGATTGGCATGTTGAGATTCACCGGTAAGTTGAGAGAGGCGTTGATTATTATTCTCCAGGAGTTGCTGGTAACCGCTCAAAACATCAGTTTGATGATTCATCTGAGTCGCAAGCTGGTCAATTTTCGCGGCATTCGTTGACAAGATATGACCTTGGGTTTCAGCACTGTAGGCATTTTTGCCAGCTTGGTTGGCTAGAGCCATGTGGTGATTGTATAGAGGATGTTTTTGCCTGGGAGAGCGTCCGCAAGTTAGCCAAGAACGACGAGGTTGAGTTATCCAAGAATACTGATGGGCAAGATGAGTATGATGGTGCTGTATTTGCCGGTGCTGCGCTCCTTGCTGATAAAAACTCGAAGCAGTCGCTCTCAAAGCCGCAGATTTTTGTTGATACTGGGCAATTTTCGCCTTTAACTTGTCAATCTCAGCTTGCACAGCATCGGGGTCAGCGAGTAAAGTATCGGGGTCAACTAACTGGTATTGCAGTTTCGCCAGCGCGTCTTTCACTGCTTCCTTGCTCTGAGCAATGGCTTCTTCTAGTAGCTCTATCTGCTCGGTATTCCCTTCAACTGCTTGCTCGCGCTCGGCTTTCAATGCTGCTAATTGTTCGTTTAACTCCTGTTGGCGAGTTTGCAAGGTTTGCAAGCGCCCTAATTCCAGTTGATGATGGCGGGTTGCCAAGGCTAAAGCGTCGGCTAACTGTTCTGACTCGGCAAGGGAAATGGCGGCATCGGTGTCGGTTTGCTGATAGCGCTCTAATGCCTGTTCTTTCTGCTCTTCCAGGGCTTTTTGCAAGTCCTCTAAGCTTAAATCGGGATTACCTAAATCCGATAGGGTTTGCCACTGCTGCAATAACTGATTCTGGGTATCGGTGAGAGCCTCTATCGCCTGCTCGGTGGCTTCTCCAGCCGCACGAGTTTGAGTAGTAACCCGCCCTTCGCCGGTAAAACGCCTCACGTCGATATCTTCACTCTTAACGACCTCTTCTGGAGCAATTAACCCCGCCATCAGCACGGCTTCGGTGACATTCAGCAAGCCTGCACCGCTCTCGGTATCCCAACCTTCTTCGCCTAAGTCTTTTGCCGTTTGTACGAGAATCTCTTTGACTTGCTGATAGCTTAATTCTGGATTCGCTTGCCAAACTAAAGACGCGGCTCCGGTAACATAGGAGGTTGCCCGCGATGTACCGACAAAGGCATCGGGGTCATTTTTATGTTCTCCTCCAGGAGCAACGAGGGTGAGGGTTTCGCCGCGACTGGAATAGTCGGCGACTTCTTCGGTGGGGTTGACTGCACCGACGGTGATGATGTTGTCGAATTCATCGGCAGCTTGTCCCAAGGCAGACATATCATCCCCAGTATTTCCAGAGGCGACAACGAGGAGAACGTTGTTATCGCGAGCGTATTGCAGGGCGAGTTGTTCTTCTGGAGTGAGTTGATAGCGGGTGGTGATTTGCCCTTGGTCGTCGATTTGAGTTAAATCGAAGCTGAGGTTAACGATACCGCGCACATTATTCGCGTCACCCGTAGGGGCAGGTTCACCCAAATTTTGGCCGTTAGACGCATCAATTGGTAAACCTGCCCCCATACCCGTGGCATTTTCACCAGTAATGTTATTCACATTGATGGTGGGGGAAAGGGCGGGTTCAGGTAAATCTGGGTTGGTGTTGGGGAGGGTTGCAGAACCCGCCCCTACGGGGTTATTGGTGGTGGGTAATCCGGCATCGTCGCGGAGAGTATCGACATAGGCGATAAGTTGTTGTGCCCAATTGTTTCCTTCTATGCCTAATGTTTCGTATTCATTGCTGGGATTAACGGACTCGAAAACTTCGGTAACGTCTTCTCCATGGTCTCCAGCAAAGTCGATGAAGGCAACGGGAACATCAGGCGAGTCGGGTAAAATTAGGGAGGCTGCGCCTTGGGCGTTAATGAGATAGTTGTCCCATTGGCTAAAGTCTTCGCTGGTGAAGGCTTCTTGCAGAGAACCGGGTAAGCCGAAGAGTTCGCCGATTTCGGGGTTGTCGATAATGGCGTTAAAGGTTTCTGCGGCTTCGGGGGCAATGCCGACTTTTTCGAGGATATCGGGACGCTCTAGAACGTTGTAAATTGTGCCAAAGTTGTCTTCGAGTTCAGTAAAGACTTCTTCGACGACGGGCAGAAGTTCAGGATTTTCTAAGACTTCGATGAGGTTATCGGGATTTTCTTCAAGGGCTTCCTGAACTTTTTCTAAGCCGGTATTGAGTGCTTCTACGGATTCTTCGGAGACGGTGTTGTTGACGACTTCGATGGTGTGGATGGCGCTTTCTCCGGTTTCGGATACTGCGCGGACGGCAATTTCGGTGATTTCGGTAATGTCGGTTTCGGGTTGGGGGTTGATTTGGAGGCGATCGCCCTCTAAACTAGCAGAAGCTTCTGTTTCTGTAGGCTCGGTGTCCTCAATCCCCGGAATTACAGGCACATCATCAGGTAATTCTTCGGTTACATCGCCCCCTTCAACTAACTCATAGGTAACTGTTTCATCTTCTGCAACTGCGAAAATATCGGATAATTCAATCACTGGCTCAGACTCTTCTGGGTCTAAAACCACCGATTCAATCTCGCTAATGACCTCTATGGGTTCGGGTTTAATATAATCGAGAATCTCTTGCCCTAATTCGGTTTCGCGCCAGTCGTTCTCAATGTCAATCACGTCATCGAGGTGTACTGCTTTACCTGTCGCGCCTTTGATGCGGAAGATGATGTCGTTGTAGTCATAGTCGCTGTTGCCATCAACCCGGATATCTTCCATGACAAAGGTATGGCCATCTCCGGTAACATCGGCAATTTGGCCCACATGCAACCCATCATCAGGATTTGCTGTAGAAAGGGAGAACAGAGGACGACCGGAACCGCCGATACTGGGGTTATCGAATACTTGTTGTACGCTCTTGTTGGGAACGAGCATTACGCCAAAGGTGTCTCCAGGGCGCATCTGCACGGTTTTCACACCGGCGAATTCCCCTCTATTCCAGTTCTTTTCGCCCATAGCGCCCTCGAATTTCGCGCCTTCTGTTTTGTCAGAAATGACGATATGACCCAATTTAGGGGCATTTTCGGCGGGGAAATCGGTGTCGGTGGGGGCGGGTTCACCTAAATCTGGGTCAATCGACGAATCGGTTGATGAACCCGCCCCTACATCGGATGGGGTTTCGGTGGATTCGATACCCAAGGCGCGAGCGGCAGCTTCTTGGATGAAGGCTTCTGAACCAGGTTCTAGGTTGTCCATGCCTTCTAAGCTAAAGAAGGCGACTTCTCCCTGATATTTCCCACCATCAAAGAGATACTCAATTTCTACTTCTCCAGTTTCGCCAACGGTGAAGACTCCGGAATCAAATTCAAAATTAGGTTCGGGTTGGGCGAGTTGCTCAATGACTTGCTCTTGCTGATTCTTGTCGGTAGCCTCTTCTGGTTCATCTGAGTTTTCCAGGGTTTCATCCCCTGCTGTCTCATCTGTTGTGGGAAGAATTTCCTCTTCACTGGTGGCTTCCGAGGTGAAGGCTTGTGCTACAACCGGCTCTTGGGAATCCTCAGTTTCGGATTGAGCATCGATAACTTTGCTCGGTTCTGTACCCTCTTCTGTTTCACCCGTTCCATCTAGAGTTAAGGTTGGCGCTACTACTTGCTCTGGAGAACCGTCAACTTCGGATTCAGCATTGATGACTTCGTTGGGTTCTGTATCCTGTTCTGTTGGCAAGTCGGTAATAAATTCAATCTCTTCGATGTCTTCGTCTGGAATGAGATTAGTGACTTCAGCCGTGTCGATTTCTTCGCGGGTATTGGCATCGGGTTCTACTTCTTGGGTTTCTGGTGTATCGGTCTCTTCAACGAGGTCAGTATCAAGTTCGGGAATGTCAATACTGTCTGTATCGAGGTTATCTGGGGTTTCTTCAAATCCATCGACGATGCCGCTAGGGGTGAGGATGGGTTCGAGAATAAAGGTTTGAGAGTCTTGGGGGTTGGAGGTTTTGGATGATTTTTTTCTAAACCAGTTTAAGAACGACATGGGGGTAATCCTTGGTATATGCACAACATGATGATTGAGCAGAAGCGATGAAGGCTTCTATAAGGTACTCAGGTTTTGGGGGGGTAGTTTTATGCAAAATCGAGAAATCTGTAATAAAACTTCATATTTTGTTTAAGAGACGATTTGAGTTATGTTCTCTCAATCCCTTGTCCAAAGAGAGTTTTATCGGATTAATGGCTTGTAACGAAATGTGAAGTGTGGTTCAGGTACAGATGTTAAGGTGGGCAGGGTCTACTTGTAGAATTTGAATGATACTGCGGTTTTCTCCTGCCCACCCTACTGGCGTGACATAGCTCATTTGGTGTTTTAGGAATGGGTGGTGTAGCGTGTCCGCAGGACAAGCATCTTGCTTGTTAGAGGTGACAGGGCAAGATGCTTGTTATATCAAATCCTTAAATGGTTGCTACTTTCTGTGTACTGTAGAGACATGGTGGGTTCGTGCGGGTTTCCGCAAGCGGACATGAATACAAAAATAGTTGTCAGTCTACAAGATTTGGGTATAACCCGCCCCTACAGAGATCTGTAGCGCAAATAAATAGATTTTATATTAGAGGTGACAGCGAGCAAGATGCTCGCACTCCTTCCTCTATTGCTCATTTTAGCTGCGTCACGCCACTACGATTGATACGGTAGAGCGATCGCCTAGTAGGGACTATCGCTAATTGTTGCTTTCACTGACTTGCCAGATCTTAATGTTGCCATCGGCTCCCCCACTGACTAAGAGATCGCCTTGGGGACTAAAGGCGAGGGATAACACTTCGTCATCATGATCTCGGAGGAAGCCGATCGCTTCTTGGGTGTCTAGATTCCAGATTTGAATGGTGCGATCGCCGCCACCACTGGCTAAAAGTTTACCATCGGGACTCACGGCTAAGGCTCTCACTTCCCCCGGATGCAGCAGTGTCAGTTGTATCGCTCCTGAAGTCAGATCGCGGATGAAAATTTGGCTACCTTGACCAACGATAAACCGTTGATTATCGGGCATGACAATCAGAGCTTCTATGGCGGAATTCGTGACTTTGGGTAGCACTTTGTCTTGTAAGTTGATTAAGTTAACTTGATATAAATTTCCCGTATCTGTACCCGCAATTAAGGTTTTTTGATCGGGAGTGAGGGCCAAACGATTTACCCATCCGGTTTCCCAGGAAAAGGTTAAGCGGCGAAAGCCATTATATAAGTCCCATAGCTTGACAGTGCGATCGCGGCTGCCCGTTGCTAAAATTTTATACTCACTACTAATCGCTAAGGTCACCACTCCCTGTAATCCCTCCTGGGGTTCAATCTGCCGTTGTTGGTTATTACCGAGATCCCAAATCTTTAAGCGATTATCGCTACGACTGGCACTGGCCAAGAGTTTGCCATCGGGACTGAGGGCGATCGCACTCACGGCATAGGAACCGCGCTGATCCTGATGAGCATTGAGGGTGCGGCTCAGGCTTCCACCGGGTAATTCCCACAGCTTCACAGTGCCTTCTGTACCATTGCTGGCCAAAAGTTGACCATTGGGACTCATGGCGATCGCGTTAATGGGTTCTTTCTGGGAATCAATCGTATGAGCCAGCCGAATCTGCACATTCCCTTGGCTCAGTTCTATTTTTTGGGGGGCACGAAACCGAATTTCTCTGAAATTGCTTTGATTCCCATACCAAACTCCTGCAACTGCTAAACTTAATACAAATACCCCCGCTAATAGGGGATGTAGAGAAGGATGCTTTTGATCGCGCCAAGAGGCTTGCATCACTGGAATGGGCCCTCCTTGTGTATTCTGGGGATAGCCAGAATTCGAGGGCGGCAAAGGCGTAAAATTAGACCAGCCTGGAGCTGTTGAGGGGGCATTAGACACCCGATGACCTCCCCAATGATGGGTCGGAGCGGGTTGAATGGGAATCTTCTTGCGGTTCACCGGTTTCAGGTGCAGTCCCCGTTTTACGGCGCTTTGAGAGGGAAAGGGATCGCGCCCATTTAACC
Proteins encoded:
- a CDS encoding protein kinase domain-containing protein — translated: MKLQRHSNQHWIDLQSATELGVGGEAKVYGLSEDQTLVAKVYHKLKPEYGPKLAAMVENPPNNPTASQNHLSFAWPEDLLLNQKQEVVGFLMPRISGMRPIIDLYNPKTRRTQWPWFEYSRLHRTARNLAGALKSLHERGYVIGDVNESNILVTETTLITLVDMDSIQVKHPQTKEVYRCPVGKPEFTPPELQGQSFGNLNRTPEQDCFGLAVLIFQLLMEGTHPFAGVYKLPGDPPAIAQRIAEGYFPHGTRSVPLTPMPVSPPFTMLHPKLQVLFRRCFEEGFENPHVRPDAKMWQLALQEAEKELITCSKNDQHRYGSHLDRCPWCDRTQRLNGRDPFPSQSAVKRGLHLKPVNRKKIPIQPAPTHHWGGHRVSNAPSTAPGWSNFTPLPPSNSGYPQNTQGGPIPVMQASWRDQKHPSLHPLLAGVFVLSLAVAGVWYGNQSNFREIRFRAPQKIELSQGNVQIRLAHTIDSQKEPINAIAMSPNGQLLASNGTEGTVKLWELPGGSLSRTLNAHQDQRGSYAVSAIALSPDGKLLASASRSDNRLKIWDLGNNQQRQIEPQEGLQGVVTLAISSEYKILATGSRDRTVKLWDLYNGFRRLTFSWETGWVNRLALTPDQKTLIAGTDTGNLYQVNLINLQDKVLPKVTNSAIEALIVMPDNQRFIVGQGSQIFIRDLTSGAIQLTLLHPGEVRALAVSPDGKLLASGGGDRTIQIWNLDTQEAIGFLRDHDDEVLSLAFSPQGDLLVSGGADGNIKIWQVSESNN